CCAGGTCCGGGGCGTCGCGGCGCGACTGAGACCACTCTGTAGGGTCGACACCGTGGTGAACATGGCGAACACGGCGAACAAGAACATTCCCGACCCCGGCTTCTCCGACGACGACGGGACCGCCGACCCCCGGCTGGCCGCCGCGCTCGCCGGCTGGGCCGAGGACCGTACGGCCCACGGGCCCGTCCTGGCAGCCCTCGCCGGAGCCCGCCTCCTCGTACCCGTCGTCGCCGTGCTCGGCGAGGTCGAGGAGGACGAGAACGGGCTGCGCCGCGAGAAGACCAGCGACATGGCCGTGCCCACCCTCAAGGCCGGCGACCGCAAGGCACTGCCCGCCTTCACCTCCATCGAGGCCCTGGCGCTGTGGGACCCGGCGGCCCGCCCCGTCGCCGTACCGCTCCACCAGGCGCTGCAGGCCGCGGCCCACGAGCGGGCCGACACCATCGTCCTCGACCTCGCGGGCCCCGTCCCCTACGAGCTGGGACGCTCCGCGCTGCTCGCCCTCGCCGAGGGCCGGGCCAGCGCCGACCCGCTCGCCGACCCCGCCGTCACCGACGCGGTCCGTGCCGCCGTCGCCGCCGAGTCCGCCGTGCTCCGCGCCCACCTCGGCCCCGGCAGCGCGGACGGCACCCTCGCCCTCGTCCTCGACCCCGCCGCCGACCGGGCGGAGGCCGCCCAGCGCGTGGCCCGGCGGATCGCCGCCGACGAAACACTGAGGGCCCGCCTGGTGCGCGGCCTCGACCTGGCACTTCTGCCGGCCGAGGCGACGCCACCGGGCGAGCCCCTCTACGTACGGACCGTCTGAACCTCGACTCAGCCGAAGACCGGGCCCGTGTACTTCTCGCCCGGGCCCTGGCCGGGCTCGTCCGGCACCACCGACGCCTCGCGGAACGCCAGCTGCAGCGACTTCAGGCCGTCGCGCAGCGGAGCCGCGTGGAACGAGCTGACCTCGGTCGCGCTCGCGTCGAGCAGGCCGGCCAGCGAGTGGATCAGCTTGCGGGCCTCGTCCAGGTCCTTGTGGCCCTCGCCGCCCTCGGCGAGACCGAGGTTCACCGCGGCGGCGCTCATCAGGTGGACCGCCACCGTGGTGATCACCTCGACCGCGGGGACGTCCGCGATGTCACGGGTCAGGGTGTCGAAGTTCGGGGAGTCGGGCCCGGGGGCCGCGGACTCGGGGGTGGGGGTCGCGTCGCTCATGCCCCACACGATATGCGGAGCCACGGACCGGCCGAGCCGCGGGAGCGGTTGCGCACAGTGGTTCGCCCCACCCCCGGGGAGCTGCTAACCTTGTGTAACGACCGGCTGGATACCCGCGTGTCAACGCAAGAATCCGGCCCACAAGTGGAGGCTCCGATCTCCCACCTGACCGCTCCCCGGAGCGGCGGGTCACCGGTCAGGCGGCCGAAGTCCCCGAGGCTTCGGGTCGCCCGATGTGCGCCCCGCGATCACTGCGGAGGTGCTCCGGTAGTACATGGAGCCCCTCAGTGATCGGTCGGGGCATTTTTTATGGCTCCGCGCGGTTGGTCCAGTTAACAGACGTAACGCGGCTGTCCGCCAGACGGTCGCGTGGTGCTACCGAGGAGGATCCATCAGCGCCGAGCCCCGCATCAACGACCGGATTCGCGTTCCCGAGGTGCGACTTGTCGGTCCCAGCGGCGAGCAGGTCGGGATTGTTCCGCTTGCCAAGGCCCTGGAGCTTGCGCAGGAGTACGACCTTGACCTGGTCGAGGTCGCGGCGAACGCCCGTCCGCCCGTGTGCAAGCTCATGGACTACGGGAAGTTCAAGTACGAGTCGGCCATGAAGGCCCGTGAAGCGCGCAAGAACCAGGCGCACACGGTCATCAAGGAGATGAAGCTCCGGCCGAAGATCGACCCGCACGACTATGACACCAAGAAGGGTCACGTCGTCCGGTTCCTCAAGCAGGGCGACAAGGTCAAGATCACGATCATGTTCCGTGGTCGCGAGCAGTCCCGCCCCGAGCTGGGCTTCCGACTGCTGCAGCGTCTCGCTTCGGACGTCGAGGACCTTGGGTTCATCGAGTCGAACCCGAAGCAGGACGGCCGAAACATGATCATGGTTCTCGGTCCGCACAAGAAGAAGACCGAGGCGATGGCCGAGGCCCGTGAGGCCCAGGCGGCCCGCAAGGCGGACGCGAAGGCCAACCCGGGCCGCTCGCAGAACTCCGCCGAGGGGGAGGAGCTCACCGAGGCTCCCGCCGAGGCCCCGGCCGAAGCTCCCGCCGAGGCCTGATCCCCGGGGCGCAGGCCCAGGGGATTGCAACTGACACATATGGCTCCCGGATGCCCGGTTTCACGACCGGGCATCGGAGTGCCACTGACGAGGAGAGAACGGCGCTATGCCGAAGAACAAGTCGCACAGCGGTGCCAGCAAGCGCTTCAAGGTCACCGGCTCCGGCAAGGTGCTCCGTGAGCGCGCCGGCAAGCGCCACCTGCTCGAGCACAAGTCGTCCCGTCTGACGCGTCGCCTCACCGGCAACGCCGAGATGGCCCCGGGCGACGCCAAGAAGATCAAGAAGCTTCTCGGCAAGTGAGCTCGGGTGCCGGACACGGCACCTGACCTCTGACCGGGACCCAATCGATACCGGGTCGTGTGAGTCCAACCACGGCCCCGCTACAAGGAGTTAACAAGTGGCACGCGTCAAGCGGGCAGTCAACGCCCACAAGAAGCGTCGGGCGATCCTCGAGCAGGCCAGCGGCTACCGCGGCCAGCGTTCGCGCCTGTACCGCAAGGCCAAGGAGCAGGTCACCCACTCCCTGGTCTACAACTACAACGACCGCAAGAAGCGCAAGGGCGACTTCCGTCAGCTGTGGATCCAGCGCATCAACGCCGCTGCCCGCGCCAACGGCATCACCTACAACCGCTTCATCCAGGGTCTGAAGGCCGCCAACATCGAGGTGGACCGCAAGATCCTCGCGGAGCTGGCCGTCAACGACGAGAACGCGTTCGCCGCGCTCGTCGAGGTTGCGCAGAAGGCGCTGCCGTCGGACGTCAACGCGCCCAAGGCAGCCTGACGCCTGCGTCTCGCCTTTGCGTGATCTCGGACCCGTGAGCCGCTTGGCTTGCGGGTCCGATTCTGTTCGGGCTCTCGTCTGCCCCGCTCTGTTGTCTGCCGTCCGCGGGTCCGCTGTGGCTGATCGCGCCCACGCGGCGGAGCCGCAAATCGATACAGCCCCGCGCCCCTGAAGGCGCCCCTGGCGGGGCGCCCCCCGCCGTTCCCCTGTCGAAGGTGAGTCCATGCCCGCCGCCCCCGAATTGATCTCCCCCAAGTCGCCCCGCGTCAGTGCCGCGCGGCGGCTGGCCAAGCGGAACTTCCGGGGGAAGGAGCGGCTGTTCCTCGCCGAGGGGCCGCAGGCCGTGCGGGAGGCCGCCGGGCACGGGCAGACGCTCGTCGAGTTGTTCGCCACCGTCGACGCCGCCGAGCGGTACGCGGACATCGTGGGGGAGGCCCGTGCCGCGGGCGCCCGTGTGCACCTCGCCGACGAGGACGTCATCGCCGACATCTCGACGACCGTCACCCCGCAGGGCCTCGTCGGCGTCTGCCGGTTCCTCGACGTGCCCTTCGAGGACGTCCTCGCCGCCCGGCCCCGGCTCGTCGCCGTCCTGTCGAACGTCCGTGACCCCGGGAACGCCGGGACCGTGCTGCGCTGCGCCGACGCCGCGGGCGCCGACGCCGTGATCCTCACGGACGCGTCCGTGGACCTGTACAACCCCAAGTCGGTGCGTGCCTCGGTCGGTTCGCACTTCCATCTGCCGGTCGCGGTGGGCGTACCCGTGGAGCAGGCCGTGCGGGGACTGAAGGGTGTGGGCGTACGGATCCTCGCCGCCGACGGGGCCGGCGAGGACGACCTCGACGCGGAACTCGACAAGGGCACCATGGGCACCCCGACCGCCTGGATCTTCGGCAACGAGGCGTGGGGGCTGCCGGAGGAGACCCGCGCACTCGCCGACGCGGTGGTGCGTGTTCCGATCCACGGCAGAGCCGAAAGCCTCAACCTTGCTACGGCCGCCGCCGTGTGCCTCTATGCGTCCGCCCGTGCACAGCGTGCCTCCAGTACTCGCTGAGGGGGTCCGCTCCGTCACATCGAGCTAGTAGTGTGACGGGCTCGGGGGCCCCGACAGGTCCGAGAGGTGGGGTACGGGGAATGAGTGTGGGCACGAGCAGAGCACCGGGGGTACAGGACCTCGTCCGTGCTCGCGCGGACCACGGCGGTCCCGGTGACCTCGGCGGCCTGGGACTCGACCCCGACGAGCTGCCCGACGGGCTCGTCGTCGCGGACGAGACGGGCCACGTCATCTGCTTCAACGCGGCGGCGGCGCGGATCACCGCCGTACCGGCCGCCGACGCACTCGGCGCGCCCCTGGAGCACGCGCTCCCCTTAGAAGACCTCGAAGGCCGCCGCTGGTGGCAGCTGACCGATCCGTACGGCGGTCTCGCCATTCGCGTAGGCCAGCCCGAGTGCAACCTGCTCCTGCCCGGCGGCCGCGAGGTCCTCGTCTCCGCCCGTTACGTACGCACCACCCGCACAGGCCCCGTCCGCCGCGTCGTCGTCTCGCTGCGCGACACCGAGGCCCGCCGCCGCACCGAGCGCAGCCACGCCGAGCTGATCGCCACGGTCGCCCACGAGCTCCGCTCGCCGCTCACCTCCGTCAAGGGCTTCACCGCGACGCTGCTCGCCAAGTGGGAGCGGTTCACCGACGACCAGAAGAAACTGATGCTGGAGACCGTCGACGCCGACGCGAACCGCGTCACCCGGCTGATCGCCGAGCTCCTCGACATCTCCCGCATCGACTCCGGACGCCTGGAGCTGCGCCGCCAGCCCGTCGACATAGGCGCGGCCGTCGGACGGCACATCCAGGCGCATGTCGCCGCCGGACAGGACGCGGACCGCTTCCTCGTCCGCGTCCAGCGGCCGCTGCCCGACTGCTGGGCGGACCCCGACAAGGTCGACCAGGTGCTCAGCAACCTGCTGGAAAATGCCGTGCGGCACGGCGAGGGAACCGTCACCATCGAGGTGGCGCCCTCCTCGTCTCCGCGCGAGCGGGGCGGCGCCGAGACGGCCGTGACCGTGAGCGACGAGGGTCCCGGCATTCCGGAGGAGTCGATGGGCCGCGTCTTCACCCGCTTCTGGCGGGGCAGCAAGCGCGGCGGGACGGGACTGGGGTTGTACATCGTGAAGGGCATCGTGGAAGTGCACGGCGGGACGATCACCGTCGGCCGCGCACCCGGCGGCGGCGCCCGGTTCCGATTTACGTTGCCCGTGGGGGCCCCGGCGTATCTCCAGTGACCCTGTCGAGGACGCCCTGAGTCGCCCGCGGGCTCATTCGTTCACCGCACCCCCGTTAGACTCGGTCGTTGGCACTTTGTGTCCCCACACCTGGGACAGCTTGTCTCCGAGTCGTTGACGGGGACCCATCCGCCAGCCAACCGGAAGCACGGGAAGAGATGTCGGCACCGAACAAGTCGTACGACCCTGTTGAGGTCGAGGCACTGAAACCTGAAGAGATCGAGCGGATGCGGGACGAGGCGCTCGCCGCCTTCGCCGCCGCGGACTCCCTCGAAGCGCTCCAGGAGGCCAAGGTCGCGCACACCGGCGGCACGTCGCCGCTGGCGCTCGCCAACCGCGAGATCGGCGCGCTGCCCCCGCAGGCCAAGGCCGAGGCGGGCAAGCGCGTCGGCATGGCGCGCGGCGCCGTGAGCAAGGCCCTGGCCGCCCGCCAGACCGAGCTCGAGGCCGAGCGCGACGCCCGCGTCCTGGTCGAGGAGGCAGTGGACGTCACGCTGCCGTACGACCGGACGGCCGCCGGCGCCCGGCACCCGCTGACCACGATGATGGAGCGCGTCGCCGACGTCTTCGTATCGATGGGCTACGAGGTCGCGGAGGGCCCCGAGGTCGAGGCGGAGTGGTTCAACTTCGACGCCCTGAACTTCACGCCCGACCACCCGGCCCGGCAGATGCAGGACACCTTCTTCGTCCAGGGGCCCGAGGGCGCCGAGGGCGACGAGAGCGGTGTCGTGCTGCGTACGCACACCTCGCCCGTGCAGGCCCGCGCGCTCCTCGAGCGCCGCGAGCCGCCGGTCTACATCGTCTGCCCCGGCCGTGTGTACCGCACGGACGAGCTCGACGCCACGCACACCCCGGTCTTCCACCAGATCGAGCTGCTCGCCGTCGACGAGGGCCTCACCATGGCCGACCTCAAGGGCACCCTCGACCACATGGTCCAGGCGCTCTTCGGACCGGACATGAAGACCCGGCTGCGGCCGAACTACTTCCCGTTCACCGAGCCGTCCGCCGAGATGGACATGGTCTGCTACGTGTGCCGCGGCGAGTCCGTCGGCAACCCGGACCGCGCCTGCCGCACCTGCGGCAGCGAGGGCTGGATCGAGCTCGGCGGCTGCGGCATGGTCAACCCCAAGGTGCTCACCGCCTGTGGTGTCGACCCCAAGAAGTACAGCGGATTCGCCTTCGGGTTCGGCATCGAGCGGATGCTGATGTTCCGCCACAACGTCGAAGACATGCGAGACATGGTCGAGGGTGACATCCGGTTCACCCGGCCGTTCGGGATGGAGATCTGATGCGGGTCCCGCTTTCCTGGCTGCGGGAGTACGTCGACCTCCCCGCCACCGAGACCGGCCGTGACGTGCAGGCCAAGCTGATCGAGGTCGGCCTCGAGGTCGAGACCGTCGAGCAGCTCGGCGCGGGCCTCAAGGGCCCGCTCGTCGTCGGCAAGGTCCTCACCATCGAGGAGCTGGAGGGCTTCAAGAAGCCCATCCGCTTCTGCACCGTCGACGTCGGCACCGCCAACGGCACCGGCGAGCCGCAGGAGATCGTCTGCGGCGCCCGGAACTTCGCCGTCGGCGACAAGGTCGTCGTGGTCCTGCCCGGCGCCGTCCTGCCCGGCGACTTCGCCATCGCCGCCCGCAAGACGTACGGCAAGACGTCCCACGGCATGATCTGCTCCGGCGACGAGCTGGGCATGGGTGACGACGGCAGCGGCGGCATCATCGTCCTGCCGCCCGAGCACGAGGCGGGCACCGACGCCATCGAGCTCCTGGAGCTCGTCGACGAGGTCCTGGACATCGCCGTCACGCCCGACCGGGGCTACGCGCTCTCGATGCGCGGCGTCGCCCGCGAGACCGCCATCGCGTACGGCCTGCCGCTGCGCGACCCGGCGCTCCTGGACGTGCCCGCGCCGAACTCCTTCGGCTACCCCGTCAAGATCGCCGACCCGATCGGCTGCGACCGCTTCACCGCGCGCACCGTCACGGGCCTGCAGCCCGAGGCGCGCTCCCCGATCTGGCTGCAGCGCCGTCTGCAGAAGGTCGGCATGCGCCCGATCTCGCTCGCCGTCGACATCACCAACTACGTGATGATGGAGCTCGGCCAGCCCCTGCACGCGTACGACCGTTCCCGCGTTCAGGGCACGATCGGCGTGCGCCGGGCCGAGCAGGGCGAGAAGTTCACCACCCTCGACGGCACCAAGCGCGTCCTGGACGCCGGTGACCTGGTCATCACCGACGACCGCGGCCCGATCGGCCTCGCGGGCGTCATGGGCGGCGCGAACACCGAGATCGCCGACTCCGCGACCGACCCGGAGACCGGGCAGGTCCGCGGCACCACCGAGGTGGTCGTCGAGGCCGCGCACTTCGACGCGATCTCCATCGCCCGCACCGCGCGCCGCCACAAGCTGGCCTCCGAGGCGTCCAAGCGCTTCGAGCGCGGCGTCGACCCGCTGGCCGCGGCCGCCGCCGCGCAGCGCACCGTCGACCTGCTCGTCCTCCTCGCGGGCGGCAGCGCCGAGGCCGGTGTCACCGAGGTCATCGCGCCGACCGCGCCGCGCACGATCACGATGCCCGCGGACCACCCGGACCGCGTCGCCGGTGTGGCCTACGGCCGCGAGACCGTCGTCCGCCGCCTCCAGGAGGTCGGCTGCGACGTCTACGGCCAGGACGACCTGACGGTCACCGTCCCGTCGTGGCGCCCCGACCTCGCCGAGCCGAACGACCTCGCCGAAGAGGTCATCCGCCTGGAGGGGTACGAGAACCTGCCCTCGACCCTGCCGAAGCCCCCCGCGGGCCGCGGCCTGACCGAGCGGCAGCGGCTGCACCGCCGCGTCGGCCGCGCGCTGGCCGGTGCGGGCTACGTCGAGTCACTGAGCTACCCCTTCATCGGGGAGGGCGTCTTCGACCAGCTGGGTCTGGAGGCGGACGACCCGAACCGCCGCGTGGTCAAGCTCGTCAACCCGCTCTCCGACGAGGAGCCCGCGCTCCGCACGACGCTGCTGCCGGGCCTGCTGTCCGCGCTGCGGCGCAACGACGGCCGCGGCTCGCACGACCTGGCGCTCTTCGAGACGGGCCTGGTCTTCCTCCCTCAGGACGAGCTGAAGATCGCCGGGCGCCTGCCCGTCGACCGTCGTCCCACCGACGAGGAGATCGCCTCCCTCACCGCGGCGCTGCCCGTCCAGCCCCGGCACGCCGCCGTCGTCCTCGCGGGCGCCCGCGAGCAGGCCGGCTGGTGGGGCAAGGGCCGCCCGGCCGACTGGGCGGACGCCGTCGAGGCGGCGCGGACCATCGCCCGTGAGGCCGGTGTCGAGCTCATCGTCGACCAGGGGCAGTACGGCCCGTGGCACCCGGGCCGCTGCGCCGAGCTGAAGGTCGTCGTAGAGGGCGAGATCGTCTCCGTCGGACATGCGGGTGAGCTGCACCCGCGCGTCGTGAAGGCGCTCGGCGTGCCCGCGCGCACCTGCGCGATGGAGCTCGACCTGGACGCCCTGGAGCTCGCCCGCGAGGGTGCGCTGCGCGCGCCGCGGATCTCCACCTTCCCCGTGGCCACGCAGGACGTCGCGCTGGTCGTCGACAAGGAGGTGCCGGCCGCCGTGGTCGAGTACTACCTCCGCGGTGGCGCCGGTGAACTCCTGGAGTCCATCCGGCTGTTCGACGTCTTCGAGGGCGAGCAGATCGGCGAGGGCAAGAAGTCCCTGGCGTACGCGCTGCGCTTCCGCGCCGCCGACCGCACGCTGACCGTCGACGAGGCCTCGGCGGCCCGCGACGCGGCGGTCGCCGCGGCGGCCGAGCGGACGGGTGCGGTGCTGCGCGGAGCGTAGTGACTGCCCGTAGGCGATAACAGGCGCACAAGGGGCGCAAAGAGGGGCTTATCCGGACCACCGGATAAGCCCCTCACTCGTTTGAGTGACTTCAATCGGCACCCTGACCCGATCGGCCCATGCGGTCGACACAATCAGTCCGGCCGTAAGGGTCGGCCTGCGCGCTGAACCGGGACGTCCGGCACAGGGCCCGGAAGGGGCATCGCCATGATCCGTCGTGTGCTCACGCTGGGCCTGCCCGCGGTATGGGGTGCCGTCGCCATCACGTACAAACTGGCCTGCCCGCTCGCCCGGGAGGAGAGCCTGGGGGCGCGGATCGTCACCAGCGCCGTCTTCTTCGCCGTCGGCACCGGGCTGATATTCCACGCCCGGCGGTCGCTGCTGCGGGAGTTGCGGCAGGTGCGCGAGGTCGCGGGCGCCGCCCAGAACGTACTCCTGCGGCCCCTGCCGCCCCGCGTCGAAGGCCTCGCTCTCGCCGCCGGGCGGCTCTCCGCGTCCCGGGGCGCCTCCGTCGGGGGCGATCTGTACGAGGTGGTGGCCACCGACCACGGAGTGCGCGTCGTGATGGGCGACGTCCGCGGCCACGGTCTCGCCGCCATCGGGACCGTCGCCGCCGTGCTCGGCAGTTTCCGCGAGGCCGCACACGACGAGCCGGAACTGCCGCTGGTGCTGCGCCGCTTGGAGCGCGCCCTCGCCCGGCACCTGCGTGAGCGCGCGCGGGCCGAACACCCGGCGTGCGGCGGCGACCCGCCCAAGACCCCGGTGTCCGAGGAGTTCGTCACCGTCCTGCTCCTGGAGATCGACAGGGACGGCGGCATCTCCGCCCTCAACTGCGGTCATCCGTGGCCCCATCTGCTCAGCGGTACCGCGCGTCCTCTCACGGACAGCGATCCGCTGCCGCCGCTCGGAGTCTTCCCGCTCCCCGCCGACCTGCCGGTGCTCGGCTGCGGACGGCTGCTGCCCGGCGAGGCGCTCGCCCTGCACACGGACGGCATGGAGGACGCCCGCGACGCCGCGGGCACCTTCTTCCCGCT
The window above is part of the Streptomyces venezuelae genome. Proteins encoded here:
- a CDS encoding SseB family protein, coding for MANTANKNIPDPGFSDDDGTADPRLAAALAGWAEDRTAHGPVLAALAGARLLVPVVAVLGEVEEDENGLRREKTSDMAVPTLKAGDRKALPAFTSIEALALWDPAARPVAVPLHQALQAAAHERADTIVLDLAGPVPYELGRSALLALAEGRASADPLADPAVTDAVRAAVAAESAVLRAHLGPGSADGTLALVLDPAADRAEAAQRVARRIAADETLRARLVRGLDLALLPAEATPPGEPLYVRTV
- a CDS encoding DUF1844 domain-containing protein — protein: MSDATPTPESAAPGPDSPNFDTLTRDIADVPAVEVITTVAVHLMSAAAVNLGLAEGGEGHKDLDEARKLIHSLAGLLDASATEVSSFHAAPLRDGLKSLQLAFREASVVPDEPGQGPGEKYTGPVFG
- the infC gene encoding translation initiation factor IF-3 — encoded protein: MSAEPRINDRIRVPEVRLVGPSGEQVGIVPLAKALELAQEYDLDLVEVAANARPPVCKLMDYGKFKYESAMKAREARKNQAHTVIKEMKLRPKIDPHDYDTKKGHVVRFLKQGDKVKITIMFRGREQSRPELGFRLLQRLASDVEDLGFIESNPKQDGRNMIMVLGPHKKKTEAMAEAREAQAARKADAKANPGRSQNSAEGEELTEAPAEAPAEAPAEA
- the rpmI gene encoding 50S ribosomal protein L35, yielding MPKNKSHSGASKRFKVTGSGKVLRERAGKRHLLEHKSSRLTRRLTGNAEMAPGDAKKIKKLLGK
- the rplT gene encoding 50S ribosomal protein L20 — its product is MARVKRAVNAHKKRRAILEQASGYRGQRSRLYRKAKEQVTHSLVYNYNDRKKRKGDFRQLWIQRINAAARANGITYNRFIQGLKAANIEVDRKILAELAVNDENAFAALVEVAQKALPSDVNAPKAA
- a CDS encoding TrmH family RNA methyltransferase; translation: MPAAPELISPKSPRVSAARRLAKRNFRGKERLFLAEGPQAVREAAGHGQTLVELFATVDAAERYADIVGEARAAGARVHLADEDVIADISTTVTPQGLVGVCRFLDVPFEDVLAARPRLVAVLSNVRDPGNAGTVLRCADAAGADAVILTDASVDLYNPKSVRASVGSHFHLPVAVGVPVEQAVRGLKGVGVRILAADGAGEDDLDAELDKGTMGTPTAWIFGNEAWGLPEETRALADAVVRVPIHGRAESLNLATAAAVCLYASARAQRASSTR
- a CDS encoding ATP-binding protein — its product is MSVGTSRAPGVQDLVRARADHGGPGDLGGLGLDPDELPDGLVVADETGHVICFNAAAARITAVPAADALGAPLEHALPLEDLEGRRWWQLTDPYGGLAIRVGQPECNLLLPGGREVLVSARYVRTTRTGPVRRVVVSLRDTEARRRTERSHAELIATVAHELRSPLTSVKGFTATLLAKWERFTDDQKKLMLETVDADANRVTRLIAELLDISRIDSGRLELRRQPVDIGAAVGRHIQAHVAAGQDADRFLVRVQRPLPDCWADPDKVDQVLSNLLENAVRHGEGTVTIEVAPSSSPRERGGAETAVTVSDEGPGIPEESMGRVFTRFWRGSKRGGTGLGLYIVKGIVEVHGGTITVGRAPGGGARFRFTLPVGAPAYLQ
- the pheS gene encoding phenylalanine--tRNA ligase subunit alpha; the encoded protein is MSAPNKSYDPVEVEALKPEEIERMRDEALAAFAAADSLEALQEAKVAHTGGTSPLALANREIGALPPQAKAEAGKRVGMARGAVSKALAARQTELEAERDARVLVEEAVDVTLPYDRTAAGARHPLTTMMERVADVFVSMGYEVAEGPEVEAEWFNFDALNFTPDHPARQMQDTFFVQGPEGAEGDESGVVLRTHTSPVQARALLERREPPVYIVCPGRVYRTDELDATHTPVFHQIELLAVDEGLTMADLKGTLDHMVQALFGPDMKTRLRPNYFPFTEPSAEMDMVCYVCRGESVGNPDRACRTCGSEGWIELGGCGMVNPKVLTACGVDPKKYSGFAFGFGIERMLMFRHNVEDMRDMVEGDIRFTRPFGMEI
- the pheT gene encoding phenylalanine--tRNA ligase subunit beta; the encoded protein is MRVPLSWLREYVDLPATETGRDVQAKLIEVGLEVETVEQLGAGLKGPLVVGKVLTIEELEGFKKPIRFCTVDVGTANGTGEPQEIVCGARNFAVGDKVVVVLPGAVLPGDFAIAARKTYGKTSHGMICSGDELGMGDDGSGGIIVLPPEHEAGTDAIELLELVDEVLDIAVTPDRGYALSMRGVARETAIAYGLPLRDPALLDVPAPNSFGYPVKIADPIGCDRFTARTVTGLQPEARSPIWLQRRLQKVGMRPISLAVDITNYVMMELGQPLHAYDRSRVQGTIGVRRAEQGEKFTTLDGTKRVLDAGDLVITDDRGPIGLAGVMGGANTEIADSATDPETGQVRGTTEVVVEAAHFDAISIARTARRHKLASEASKRFERGVDPLAAAAAAQRTVDLLVLLAGGSAEAGVTEVIAPTAPRTITMPADHPDRVAGVAYGRETVVRRLQEVGCDVYGQDDLTVTVPSWRPDLAEPNDLAEEVIRLEGYENLPSTLPKPPAGRGLTERQRLHRRVGRALAGAGYVESLSYPFIGEGVFDQLGLEADDPNRRVVKLVNPLSDEEPALRTTLLPGLLSALRRNDGRGSHDLALFETGLVFLPQDELKIAGRLPVDRRPTDEEIASLTAALPVQPRHAAVVLAGAREQAGWWGKGRPADWADAVEAARTIAREAGVELIVDQGQYGPWHPGRCAELKVVVEGEIVSVGHAGELHPRVVKALGVPARTCAMELDLDALELAREGALRAPRISTFPVATQDVALVVDKEVPAAVVEYYLRGGAGELLESIRLFDVFEGEQIGEGKKSLAYALRFRAADRTLTVDEASAARDAAVAAAAERTGAVLRGA
- a CDS encoding PP2C family protein-serine/threonine phosphatase gives rise to the protein MIRRVLTLGLPAVWGAVAITYKLACPLAREESLGARIVTSAVFFAVGTGLIFHARRSLLRELRQVREVAGAAQNVLLRPLPPRVEGLALAAGRLSASRGASVGGDLYEVVATDHGVRVVMGDVRGHGLAAIGTVAAVLGSFREAAHDEPELPLVLRRLERALARHLRERARAEHPACGGDPPKTPVSEEFVTVLLLEIDRDGGISALNCGHPWPHLLSGTARPLTDSDPLPPLGVFPLPADLPVLGCGRLLPGEALALHTDGMEDARDAAGTFFPLRAALTDAARVPPVSPQGVIRALYAQLLRHTGRLPTDDAALLVLRNDRTRVPPQQREAACAARPAMELSGRRRDERRR